In Streptomyces sp. NBC_01408, one DNA window encodes the following:
- a CDS encoding SigE family RNA polymerase sigma factor, translating to MNTLHSTTTSAVVTRLHDVNRRAGVRTVTVARPRPAHVTAIDANQYQAVPAQRTPSSTSEAEFTAYVQERRAALYATAFHLTGDRHEAEDLLQSALFSTYRAWDRITDKAAVGGYLRRTMTNLHISAWRRRKLNEYPTEELPEQASDTDAMRGTELRAVLWQALARIPEPQRTMLVLRYYEGRTDPEIAEILGISVGTVKSSIWRSLRRLRDDEALSFGHDEAESFEELVA from the coding sequence ATGAACACGCTGCACAGCACCACGACCAGCGCGGTTGTCACGCGGCTGCACGATGTGAACCGCCGGGCGGGTGTCCGTACGGTGACGGTCGCCCGTCCGCGGCCGGCACACGTCACAGCCATTGACGCGAACCAGTACCAGGCGGTTCCCGCACAGCGCACCCCGTCCTCCACGTCGGAGGCGGAGTTCACGGCGTACGTGCAGGAGCGGCGGGCCGCGCTCTACGCGACGGCCTTCCACCTCACCGGCGACCGGCACGAGGCCGAGGACCTGTTGCAGAGCGCGCTGTTCTCCACGTACCGGGCGTGGGACCGCATCACCGACAAGGCGGCCGTCGGCGGCTACCTGCGGCGCACGATGACGAACCTGCACATCAGCGCGTGGCGCCGGCGGAAGCTGAACGAGTACCCGACGGAGGAACTGCCGGAGCAGGCCTCCGACACGGACGCGATGCGCGGTACGGAGCTGCGTGCGGTGCTGTGGCAGGCGCTCGCCCGCATCCCGGAGCCGCAGCGCACGATGCTGGTGCTGCGGTACTACGAGGGCCGCACGGACCCGGAGATCGCCGAGATCCTCGGGATCAGCGTCGGCACGGTGAAGTCGAGCATCTGGCGTTCGCTGCGCCGCCTTCGCGACGACGAGGCGCTGAGCTTCGGCCACGACGAGGCGGAGTCCTTCGAGGAGCTCGTCGCGTAA
- a CDS encoding sensor histidine kinase: protein MIPALLAGRRWTSLRLRLLVVFALVALTAAVSASGIAYWLNREAVLTRVQEAALGDFRQEMQNRAAALPADPTPEEMQRTAELMAGSSPGYSVLLVDEGKDRHQVFGAAGPDSFGLDDVPASLQHAVNDQQKMTAANDSEYHMYWQRTKPQGNPYLVGGTRIVGGGPTGYMYKSLAQERDDLNALGWSLTIATGLALLGSALLAQAAARTVLKPVQRLGDAARRLGEGELDHRLDVSGTDELADLSHTFNKTAEALEKKVADMSAREESSRRFVADMSHELRTPLTALTAVAEVLEEEVDDLDPMIAPAVALVVSETRRLNNLVENLMEVTRFDAGTARLVLDDVDVADQVTACIDARAWLDAVELDAERGIVARLDPRRLDVILANLIGNALKHGGSPVRVSVVVEGEWLVIAVQDNGPGIPEDVLPHVFDRFYKASASRPKSDGSGLGLSIAVENAHIHGGDITAANGAGGGALFTLRLPVDVGKVIAGDEDA from the coding sequence GTGATCCCGGCGCTGCTCGCGGGCCGGCGCTGGACCAGCCTGCGGCTGCGGCTCCTCGTGGTGTTCGCGCTGGTCGCGCTGACGGCCGCGGTCTCGGCTTCCGGGATCGCGTACTGGCTCAACCGGGAGGCGGTTCTCACCCGGGTCCAGGAGGCCGCCCTCGGCGACTTCCGGCAGGAGATGCAGAACCGGGCCGCCGCGCTGCCCGCCGACCCGACGCCCGAGGAGATGCAGCGCACCGCCGAGCTGATGGCGGGCAGCAGCCCCGGCTACAGCGTGCTGCTGGTGGACGAGGGCAAGGACAGGCACCAGGTGTTCGGCGCTGCGGGCCCCGACTCCTTCGGGCTGGACGACGTACCCGCGTCCCTCCAGCACGCCGTGAACGACCAGCAGAAGATGACCGCGGCGAACGACTCCGAGTACCACATGTACTGGCAGCGGACGAAGCCGCAGGGCAATCCGTACCTGGTCGGCGGGACGCGGATCGTGGGTGGCGGGCCGACCGGCTACATGTACAAGTCCCTCGCGCAGGAGCGGGACGACCTGAACGCGCTCGGCTGGTCGCTGACCATCGCGACGGGTCTGGCGCTGCTCGGGTCCGCGCTGCTGGCGCAGGCCGCAGCCCGGACCGTGCTCAAGCCCGTGCAGCGGCTCGGTGACGCGGCGCGGCGGCTCGGCGAGGGCGAGCTGGACCACCGGCTCGACGTGTCGGGGACCGACGAACTCGCCGACCTGTCGCACACCTTCAACAAGACGGCCGAGGCGCTGGAGAAGAAGGTCGCCGACATGAGCGCGCGGGAGGAGTCGAGCCGGCGCTTCGTCGCGGACATGTCGCACGAACTGCGCACCCCGCTGACGGCGTTGACGGCGGTGGCCGAGGTGCTGGAGGAGGAGGTCGACGACCTCGATCCGATGATCGCACCGGCCGTCGCGCTCGTCGTGAGCGAGACCCGGCGGCTCAACAACCTCGTGGAGAACCTGATGGAGGTCACCCGCTTCGACGCGGGCACCGCCCGGCTGGTCCTCGACGACGTGGACGTCGCCGACCAGGTCACGGCCTGCATCGACGCGCGGGCCTGGCTGGACGCGGTCGAACTCGACGCCGAGCGGGGCATCGTGGCGCGCCTCGACCCGCGCCGCCTCGACGTCATCCTGGCCAACCTGATCGGCAACGCGCTCAAGCACGGCGGTTCGCCGGTGCGGGTCTCGGTGGTCGTGGAGGGCGAGTGGCTGGTGATCGCGGTCCAGGACAACGGTCCGGGCATCCCGGAGGACGTCCTGCCGCACGTCTTCGACCGGTTCTACAAGGCGAGCGCGTCCCGGCCGAAGTCGGACGGGAGCGGGCTGGGCCTGTCGATCGCCGTGGAGAACGCGCACATCCACGGCGGCGACATCACCGCCGCCAACGGGGCGGGGGGCGGAGCGCTGTTCACGCTGCGGCTGCCGGTGGACGTGGGGAAGGTGATCGCGGGTGACGAGGACGCGTAG
- a CDS encoding GNAT family N-acetyltransferase has product MEPALSDITLSRHAHDDLPAIRQTLLEVHADAYADRINEEFVQRFPWFVDHWGGNPGFTCVIAWECDVPVGFSYGAPAAEGRQWWQGHLDTPPADPATLHVSELMVRPKWRRTGLGPRLHDALLEGRGEASAVLTVDTRRPRLQAMYEGWGYRKIGENQPFADSPVYAVMLLERSAR; this is encoded by the coding sequence ATGGAGCCCGCGTTGAGCGACATCACCCTGAGCCGCCACGCACACGATGATCTGCCCGCGATACGGCAAACCCTCCTGGAGGTTCACGCTGACGCGTACGCGGACCGCATCAACGAGGAGTTCGTCCAGCGCTTCCCCTGGTTCGTGGACCACTGGGGTGGCAACCCCGGTTTCACCTGCGTGATCGCATGGGAGTGCGATGTGCCCGTCGGGTTCTCTTACGGGGCCCCAGCCGCCGAGGGCCGCCAGTGGTGGCAAGGGCACCTCGACACCCCGCCGGCCGACCCGGCCACCCTCCACGTCTCCGAGCTGATGGTGCGCCCGAAGTGGCGCAGGACCGGCCTCGGTCCGCGCCTGCACGATGCGCTCCTCGAAGGCCGCGGCGAGGCATCGGCGGTTTTGACCGTGGACACCAGGCGGCCGCGGTTGCAGGCCATGTACGAGGGGTGGGGCTACCGGAAGATCGGCGAGAACCAGCCCTTCGCCGACTCGCCGGTGTATGCGGTGATGCTGCTGGAGCGGAGCGCCCGCTGA
- a CDS encoding purine-nucleoside phosphorylase: MNASVTDPHSAADAAAARLRELTGAETHDVALVMGSGWAPAAEALGTPDAEFLITELPGFPAAAVAGHGGKVRSYKIGDKRALVFLGRTHYYEGRGVAAVAHGVRTAVAAGCKTVVLTNGCGGLREGMQPGQPVLISDHINMTATSPIIGANFVDLTNLYSPRLRAMCQEIDETLEEGVYVQFPGPHYETPAEINMIRVMGADLVGMSTVLEAIAAREAGAEVLGISLVTNLAAGISGEPLNHEEVLQAGRDSAARMGKLLTQVLARI; the protein is encoded by the coding sequence GTGAACGCATCTGTTACCGATCCCCACTCTGCCGCAGACGCCGCCGCCGCGCGTCTGCGTGAGCTCACCGGCGCCGAGACCCACGACGTAGCCCTCGTCATGGGCTCCGGCTGGGCCCCCGCCGCCGAGGCGCTCGGCACCCCCGACGCCGAATTCCTGATCACCGAGCTGCCCGGCTTCCCCGCGGCCGCCGTCGCCGGACACGGCGGCAAGGTCCGCTCGTACAAGATCGGCGACAAGCGCGCCCTGGTCTTCCTCGGCCGGACCCACTACTACGAGGGCCGCGGCGTCGCCGCCGTCGCCCACGGCGTGCGCACCGCCGTCGCCGCCGGCTGCAAGACCGTCGTGCTGACCAACGGCTGCGGCGGTCTGCGCGAGGGCATGCAGCCCGGCCAGCCGGTCCTGATCAGCGACCACATCAACATGACGGCCACCTCGCCGATCATCGGCGCGAACTTCGTCGACCTCACCAACCTGTACTCGCCGCGTCTGCGCGCGATGTGCCAGGAGATCGACGAGACCCTCGAAGAGGGCGTCTACGTCCAGTTCCCCGGCCCGCACTACGAGACCCCGGCCGAGATCAACATGATCCGCGTCATGGGCGCCGACCTGGTCGGCATGTCCACCGTGCTGGAGGCCATCGCCGCCCGTGAGGCCGGCGCCGAGGTGCTCGGCATCTCCCTGGTCACCAACCTGGCGGCGGGCATCTCCGGCGAGCCGCTGAACCACGAAGAGGTGCTCCAGGCCGGCCGTGACTCGGCCGCGCGCATGGGCAAGCTGCTGACCCAGGTCCTCGCCCGCATCTGA
- the afsQ1 gene encoding two-component system response regulator AfsQ1, with amino-acid sequence MPFLLLIEDDDAIRTALELSLSRQGHRVATAATGEDGLKLLREQRPDLIVLDVMLPGIDGFEVCRRIRRTDQLPIILLTARSDDIDVVVGLESGADDYVVKPVQGRVLDARIRAVLRRGERESSDSASFGSLVIDRAAMTVTKNGEDLQLTPTELRLLLELSRRPGQALSRQQLLRLVWEHDYLGDSRLVDACVQRLRAKVEDVPSSPTLIRTVRGVGYRLDSPQ; translated from the coding sequence GTGCCTTTCCTGTTGCTGATCGAGGACGACGACGCCATCCGCACGGCCCTCGAACTCTCCCTGTCACGCCAGGGCCACCGAGTGGCCACCGCGGCGACGGGCGAGGACGGCCTGAAACTGCTGCGCGAGCAGCGGCCGGACCTGATCGTGCTGGACGTCATGCTGCCCGGGATCGACGGCTTCGAGGTGTGCCGGCGGATCCGCCGCACCGACCAGCTGCCGATCATCCTGCTCACCGCGCGCAGCGACGACATCGACGTGGTCGTCGGCCTGGAGTCCGGTGCCGACGACTACGTGGTCAAGCCCGTCCAGGGCCGGGTCCTCGACGCCCGGATCCGGGCCGTGCTGCGCCGCGGCGAGCGCGAGTCCAGCGACTCCGCGAGCTTCGGGTCCCTGGTCATCGACCGCGCCGCGATGACGGTGACGAAGAACGGCGAGGACCTCCAGCTCACCCCGACCGAGCTGCGGCTCCTGCTGGAACTGAGCCGGCGGCCCGGCCAGGCCCTCTCCCGTCAGCAGCTGCTCCGCCTCGTCTGGGAGCACGACTACCTCGGCGACTCCCGGCTCGTCGACGCCTGCGTGCAGCGGCTGCGCGCCAAGGTCGAGGACGTGCCGTCCTCGCCCACCCTGATCCGTACCGTCCGCGGCGTCGGCTACCGCCTGGACTCTCCGCAGTGA
- a CDS encoding NAD(P)H-quinone dehydrogenase: protein MTRIVIIGGGPGGYEAALVGAQLGAEVTVVDCDGLGGASVLTDCVPSKTLIATAEVMTTFDSSYEELGIVVADDTPHIEQAARVVGVDLGKVNRRVKRLALAQSHDITASVTRAGARVVRGRGKLGGPQGIDGTRDVIVTAADGSEQILTADAVLIATGGHPREIPDAMPDGERILNWTQVYDLDELPEELIVVGSGVTGAEFAGAYQALGSRVTLVSSRDRVLPGEDPDAAAVLEDVFRRRGMNVISRARAESAKRVGDRVEVTLADGRVISGTHCLMAVGAIPNTANMNLEESGVRLKESGHIWTDKVSRTSSPGVYAAGDVTGVFALASVAAMQGRIAMYHFLGDAVAPLNLKTVSSNVFTDPEIATVGYTQADVDAGRIDARVVKLPLLRNARAKMQGIRDGFVKLFCRPGTGIVVGGVVVSPRASELIHPISIAVDNNLTVEQIANAFTVYPSLSGSIAEVARQLHARKADGEA, encoded by the coding sequence GTGACCCGGATCGTGATCATCGGCGGCGGACCCGGCGGGTACGAGGCGGCCCTGGTAGGGGCCCAGCTCGGCGCGGAGGTGACCGTCGTGGACTGCGACGGTCTGGGCGGGGCCTCGGTCCTGACCGACTGCGTACCCTCCAAGACTCTTATCGCGACCGCCGAGGTGATGACCACCTTCGACTCGTCCTACGAAGAGCTCGGCATCGTCGTCGCGGACGACACCCCGCACATCGAGCAGGCCGCGCGCGTCGTCGGCGTGGACCTCGGCAAGGTGAACCGGCGCGTCAAGCGCCTCGCGCTCGCCCAGTCGCACGACATCACCGCCTCCGTCACCCGGGCCGGCGCCCGTGTGGTGCGCGGCCGCGGCAAGCTCGGCGGCCCGCAGGGCATCGACGGCACCCGCGACGTGATCGTCACGGCGGCCGACGGCTCCGAGCAGATCCTGACCGCCGACGCGGTGCTGATCGCGACCGGCGGGCACCCCCGCGAGATCCCCGACGCGATGCCCGACGGCGAGCGCATCCTGAACTGGACCCAGGTCTACGACCTGGACGAGCTCCCCGAAGAGCTCATCGTGGTCGGCTCCGGTGTGACCGGCGCCGAGTTCGCCGGCGCCTACCAGGCCCTCGGCTCCCGGGTGACCCTGGTGTCCTCCCGCGACCGGGTGCTGCCGGGCGAGGACCCCGACGCGGCCGCCGTCCTGGAGGACGTCTTCCGCCGCCGCGGCATGAACGTGATCTCGCGGGCCCGCGCCGAGTCCGCCAAGCGGGTCGGCGACCGGGTGGAGGTCACCCTCGCCGACGGCCGGGTCATCTCCGGCACGCACTGCCTGATGGCGGTCGGCGCCATCCCGAACACGGCGAACATGAACCTGGAGGAGTCCGGGGTCCGGCTCAAGGAGTCCGGCCACATCTGGACCGACAAGGTCTCCCGCACCTCCTCGCCCGGCGTGTACGCGGCCGGTGACGTCACGGGCGTCTTCGCGCTCGCGTCGGTCGCGGCGATGCAGGGCCGCATCGCGATGTACCACTTCCTCGGCGACGCGGTGGCCCCGCTCAACCTCAAGACGGTGTCCTCGAACGTCTTCACCGACCCCGAGATCGCCACCGTCGGCTACACCCAGGCCGACGTGGACGCGGGCCGGATCGACGCCCGCGTGGTGAAGCTGCCGCTGCTGCGCAACGCGCGCGCCAAGATGCAGGGCATCCGGGACGGTTTCGTGAAGCTGTTCTGCCGTCCCGGCACCGGCATCGTCGTCGGCGGCGTGGTCGTGTCGCCCCGCGCGAGCGAACTCATCCACCCCATCTCGATCGCGGTCGACAACAATCTGACGGTCGAGCAGATCGCAAACGCGTTCACCGTGTACCCCTCGTTGTCGGGATCGATCGCCGAGGTGGCACGGCAACTGCACGCGCGGAAGGCCGACGGGGAGGCGTAA
- a CDS encoding DeoR/GlpR family DNA-binding transcription regulator → MFAAERRQLILEMVRANGAVSLRELARVVQTSEVTVRRDVRALEAEGLLDRRHGGAVLPGGFTRESGFPQKSHLATAEKTAIADVAASLVEEGEAVVVGAGTTTQELARRLARVPGLTVVTNSLLVAQALAHANRVEVVMTGGTLRGSNYALVGSGAEQSLQGLRVSRAFLSGSGLTAERGLSTSNMLSASVDRALVQAAAEVVVLADHTKLGTDTMFQTVPTDVMTRLVTDEPPPHDDRAATELQALADQGVQITVAGGASASGGVDGMQGRRPRRDSPLPVQRRGGPTAQLRSAPGGLLEQQASERARVADMRRR, encoded by the coding sequence GTGTTCGCTGCAGAACGTCGCCAATTGATCCTCGAAATGGTGCGGGCCAACGGAGCGGTGTCGCTCCGGGAGCTCGCCCGCGTCGTCCAGACCTCCGAAGTGACCGTACGGCGGGACGTGCGGGCACTGGAGGCAGAAGGACTCCTCGACCGCCGACACGGCGGTGCGGTCTTGCCGGGCGGTTTCACGCGGGAGTCCGGCTTTCCGCAAAAGTCCCATCTCGCGACGGCGGAGAAGACCGCCATTGCCGATGTCGCGGCCTCCCTCGTCGAAGAGGGCGAGGCCGTCGTCGTCGGCGCGGGCACCACGACCCAGGAGCTGGCCCGCCGGCTCGCCCGGGTGCCCGGACTGACCGTCGTCACCAACTCGCTGCTCGTCGCCCAGGCCCTGGCGCACGCCAACCGGGTGGAGGTGGTGATGACCGGCGGAACCCTGCGCGGCTCCAACTACGCCCTCGTGGGCAGCGGGGCCGAGCAGTCCCTCCAGGGCCTGCGGGTCTCCCGGGCCTTCCTGTCGGGCAGCGGCCTGACCGCCGAGCGCGGGCTGTCCACGTCCAACATGCTCTCCGCGAGCGTGGACCGGGCGCTGGTGCAGGCGGCCGCCGAGGTGGTGGTGCTGGCCGATCACACGAAGCTCGGCACCGACACCATGTTCCAGACCGTGCCGACCGATGTGATGACCCGGCTGGTGACGGACGAACCGCCACCGCACGACGACCGCGCGGCCACCGAGTTGCAGGCGCTGGCGGACCAGGGCGTGCAGATCACCGTGGCGGGCGGGGCGTCTGCCTCCGGCGGGGTGGACGGGATGCAGGGGCGGCGGCCTCGACGGGACTCCCCGCTGCCGGTGCAGAGGCGGGGCGGGCCCACCGCTCAGCTGCGGAGTGCGCCTGGTGGGTTGCTGGAGCAGCAGGCGTCGGAGCGGGCGCGGGTGGCGGATATGCGGCGTCGGTAG
- a CDS encoding biotin carboxylase N-terminal domain-containing protein produces the protein MRKVLIANRGEIAVRVARACRDAGIASVAVYADPDRDALHVRAADEAFALGGDTPAASYLDISKVLQAAADSGADAIHPGYGFLSENAEFAQAVIDAGLTWIGPPPQAIRDLGDKVAARHIAQRAGAPLVAGTPDPVSGADEVVTFAKEHGLPIAIKAAFGGGGRGLKVARNLEEVPELYDSAVREAVAAFGRGECFVERYLDKPRHVETQCLADSHGNVVVVSTRDCSLQRRHQKLVEEAPAPYLSEAQNAELYAASKAILKEAGYVGAGTVEFLVGTDGTISFLEVNTRLQVEHPVTEEVTGIDLVREMFRIADGEELGYGDPVLRGHSFEFRINGEDPGRGFLPAPGTVTRFAAPSGPGVRLDAGVESGSVIGPAWDSLLAKLIVTGATRQQALQRAARALAEFEIEGMATAIPFHRAVVADPAFAPAEGPFTVHTRWIETEFVNEIPAFTAPAADDTEDEPGRETVVVEVGGKRLEVSLPSSLGMTLARTAAAGGAKPKRRAAKKSGPAASGDTLASPMQGTIVKVAVEEGQQVTEGELVVVLEAMKMEQPLNAHRSGTIVGLTAEVGASLTSGATICEIKD, from the coding sequence GTGCGCAAGGTGCTCATCGCCAACCGTGGCGAAATCGCTGTCCGCGTTGCTCGGGCCTGCCGGGATGCCGGAATCGCGAGCGTAGCCGTCTACGCCGATCCGGACCGGGACGCTCTGCACGTCCGCGCGGCCGACGAAGCTTTCGCGTTGGGCGGTGACACCCCGGCCGCCAGCTACTTGGACATCTCCAAGGTCCTGCAGGCCGCAGCCGATTCCGGTGCGGACGCCATCCATCCCGGATACGGGTTCCTGTCCGAGAACGCGGAGTTCGCGCAGGCCGTCATCGACGCGGGCCTGACCTGGATCGGCCCGCCGCCGCAGGCCATCCGCGACCTCGGCGACAAGGTCGCCGCCCGGCACATCGCCCAGCGCGCCGGCGCGCCGCTCGTCGCCGGTACGCCGGACCCGGTCTCCGGGGCCGACGAGGTCGTCACGTTCGCCAAGGAACACGGCCTGCCGATCGCGATCAAGGCCGCCTTCGGCGGTGGCGGTCGCGGTCTGAAGGTCGCCCGGAACCTCGAAGAGGTGCCGGAGCTGTACGACTCCGCCGTCCGCGAGGCCGTGGCCGCCTTCGGCCGCGGCGAGTGCTTCGTCGAGCGCTACCTCGACAAGCCGCGGCACGTCGAGACCCAGTGCCTGGCCGACAGCCACGGCAACGTGGTCGTCGTCTCCACCCGTGACTGCTCGCTCCAGCGCCGTCACCAGAAGCTGGTGGAGGAGGCCCCGGCGCCGTACCTCTCCGAGGCCCAGAACGCCGAGCTGTACGCCGCCTCGAAGGCGATCCTGAAGGAGGCCGGCTACGTCGGCGCCGGCACGGTCGAGTTCCTGGTCGGCACCGACGGCACGATCTCCTTCCTGGAGGTCAACACCCGTCTCCAGGTCGAGCACCCGGTCACCGAAGAGGTCACCGGCATCGACCTGGTCCGCGAGATGTTCCGCATCGCCGACGGCGAGGAGCTCGGTTACGGGGACCCTGTCCTGCGCGGCCACTCCTTCGAGTTCCGCATCAACGGCGAGGACCCGGGCCGCGGCTTCCTGCCGGCCCCCGGCACGGTCACCAGGTTCGCCGCCCCGTCCGGTCCGGGCGTCCGCCTCGACGCGGGCGTGGAGTCCGGCTCGGTCATCGGCCCGGCCTGGGACTCCCTGCTGGCCAAGCTGATCGTCACCGGCGCCACCCGCCAGCAGGCCCTCCAGCGGGCCGCCCGCGCTCTCGCCGAGTTCGAGATCGAGGGCATGGCCACGGCCATCCCCTTCCACCGTGCCGTCGTCGCCGACCCGGCCTTCGCCCCGGCGGAGGGACCCTTCACGGTCCACACCCGCTGGATCGAGACCGAGTTCGTCAACGAGATCCCGGCCTTCACCGCTCCGGCCGCGGACGACACCGAGGACGAGCCGGGCCGCGAGACGGTGGTCGTCGAGGTCGGCGGCAAGCGCCTCGAGGTCTCGCTGCCGTCCTCGCTGGGCATGACGCTCGCCCGCACGGCCGCCGCCGGTGGCGCGAAGCCGAAGCGCCGCGCGGCCAAGAAGTCCGGTCCCGCCGCCTCCGGCGACACCCTCGCGTCCCCGATGCAGGGCACGATCGTCAAGGTCGCGGTCGAGGAGGGCCAGCAGGTCACCGAGGGCGAGCTGGTCGTCGTACTCGAGGCGATGAAGATGGAGCAGCCGCTCAACGCGCACCGCTCCGGCACCATCGTGGGCCTGACGGCCGAGGTAGGCGCCTCCCTCACCTCCGGCGCCACCATCTGCGAGATCAAGGACTGA
- a CDS encoding gamma-glutamylcyclotransferase, giving the protein MSLYAAYAGNLDPRLMTRRAPHSPLRGTGWINDWRLTFGGEQMGWEGALATIVEAPRHQVFVALYDIAPLDEDSMDRWEGVGLDIYRRMRVRVHTLDGEEAAWVYVLNGYEGGLPSARYLGELADAAESAGAPHDYVMELRKRPC; this is encoded by the coding sequence ATGTCGCTCTACGCCGCGTACGCCGGCAACCTCGACCCGCGGCTGATGACGCGCCGCGCTCCCCATTCGCCGCTGCGCGGCACGGGCTGGATCAACGACTGGCGGCTGACCTTCGGCGGCGAGCAGATGGGCTGGGAGGGCGCACTCGCCACGATCGTCGAAGCCCCGCGCCACCAGGTCTTCGTGGCCCTCTACGACATCGCGCCGCTGGACGAGGACTCGATGGACCGCTGGGAGGGCGTCGGGCTCGACATCTACCGCCGGATGCGGGTGCGCGTGCACACGCTGGACGGCGAGGAGGCGGCCTGGGTGTACGTCCTGAACGGCTACGAGGGCGGGCTGCCCTCGGCGCGCTACCTGGGCGAGCTCGCCGACGCCGCGGAATCCGCCGGCGCTCCGCACGACTACGTGATGGAACTGCGCAAGCGCCCCTGCTGA
- a CDS encoding phospho-sugar mutase has protein sequence MQEQDDLITRAQAWLAEDPDPETAAELAAIIEAGDTAGLADRFSGTLQFGTAGLRGEIGAGPMRMNRSVVIRAAAGLAAYLKAQGHAGGLVVVGYDARYKSADFARDTAAVMTGAGLRAAVLPRPLPTPVLAYAIRHLGAVAGVEVTASHNPPRDNGYKVYLGDGSQIVSPADTEIAAQIAAIGPLASVQRPPAGWEDLGDEVLEAYLARTDAVLTPGSPRGVRTVYTAMHGVGKDVVMAAFARHGFPEPVLVAEQAEPDPAFPTVAFPNPEEPGAMDLSFAKAAEVNPDIVIANDPDADRCAVAVPDNGGWRMLRGDEVGALLAAHLVHKGAEGVFAESIVSSSLLGRIAEAAGVGYEETLTGFKWIARVEGLRYGYEEALGYCVDPEGVRDKDGVTAALLVAELASELKEQGRTLADLLDDLAMAHGLHATDQLSVRVSDLSVIASAMAALRAEPPVSLAGLRVVSAEDLSVGSAALPPTDGLRYYLDGDYKARVIVRPSGTEPKLKCYLEVVVPVPEASDLAPARTRGQEVLDAIKKDLAAAAGI, from the coding sequence GTGCAGGAACAGGACGACCTGATCACCCGGGCGCAGGCCTGGCTGGCCGAGGACCCGGACCCGGAGACCGCGGCGGAGCTCGCCGCGATCATCGAGGCGGGCGACACCGCCGGGCTGGCGGACCGCTTCTCCGGCACGCTCCAGTTCGGCACCGCCGGGCTGCGCGGCGAGATCGGCGCGGGTCCGATGCGGATGAACCGCTCCGTGGTCATCCGGGCCGCGGCGGGCCTCGCGGCCTACCTGAAGGCCCAGGGCCACGCCGGCGGCCTGGTCGTCGTCGGCTACGACGCGCGCTACAAGTCGGCCGACTTCGCCCGCGACACCGCGGCCGTGATGACCGGCGCCGGGCTGCGTGCGGCCGTCCTGCCCCGTCCGCTGCCGACGCCGGTCCTCGCGTACGCCATAAGGCACCTGGGCGCCGTCGCCGGCGTCGAGGTGACCGCGAGCCACAACCCTCCCCGGGACAACGGCTACAAGGTCTACCTCGGCGACGGCTCGCAGATCGTCTCCCCGGCGGACACCGAGATCGCGGCGCAGATCGCGGCGATCGGGCCGCTGGCCTCGGTCCAGCGCCCCCCGGCCGGCTGGGAGGACCTCGGCGACGAGGTCCTGGAGGCCTACCTGGCCCGTACGGACGCCGTCCTGACCCCCGGTTCCCCCCGGGGCGTGCGGACCGTCTACACGGCCATGCACGGCGTCGGCAAGGACGTCGTCATGGCGGCCTTCGCCCGGCACGGCTTCCCGGAGCCGGTCCTGGTCGCCGAGCAGGCAGAGCCGGACCCGGCCTTCCCGACCGTGGCCTTCCCCAACCCGGAGGAGCCGGGCGCGATGGACCTGTCCTTCGCGAAGGCCGCCGAGGTGAACCCGGACATCGTGATCGCCAACGACCCGGACGCGGACCGCTGCGCGGTGGCCGTCCCGGACAACGGCGGCTGGCGGATGCTGCGCGGTGACGAGGTCGGCGCGCTGCTCGCGGCCCACCTCGTCCACAAGGGCGCCGAGGGCGTCTTCGCCGAGTCCATCGTCTCCTCCAGCCTCCTGGGCCGGATCGCGGAGGCGGCGGGCGTGGGCTACGAGGAGACCCTGACGGGCTTCAAGTGGATCGCCCGTGTCGAGGGCCTGCGCTACGGCTACGAGGAGGCGCTCGGCTACTGCGTGGACCCCGAGGGCGTCCGCGACAAGGACGGCGTCACCGCCGCCCTGCTGGTGGCGGAGCTGGCCTCGGAGCTGAAGGAGCAGGGCCGCACCCTGGCCGACCTGCTGGACGACCTGGCGATGGCCCACGGCCTGCACGCCACCGACCAGCTGTCGGTCCGCGTGTCGGACCTGTCGGTCATCGCCTCGGCGATGGCGGCGCTGCGCGCGGAGCCGCCGGTCTCGCTGGCGGGCCTGCGGGTGGTCTCGGCGGAGGACCTGTCGGTCGGTTCGGCCGCGCTGCCGCCCACGGACGGCCTGCGCTACTACCTGGACGGCGACTACAAGGCCCGGGTGATCGTCCGCCCGTCCGGCACGGAGCCGAAGCTGAAGTGCTACCTGGAGGTCGTGGTCCCGGTCCCCGAGGCCTCCGACCTGGCCCCGGCCCGCACCCGCGGCCAGGAGGTCCTGGACGCGATCAAGAAGGACCTGGCGGCCGCGGCGGGCATCTGA